The Candida dubliniensis CD36 chromosome 5, complete sequence genome has a window encoding:
- a CDS encoding DNA replication structure-specific endonuclease subunit, putative (Similar to S. cerevisiae SLX1;~In S. cerevisiae: subunit of a complex that hydrolyzes 5' branches from duplex DNA in response to stalled or converging replication forks) — MSQTNDKPALHLVPSFYGVYILKSIPKPRRTYIGSTPDPKRRLRQHNGDLKVGGAYRTKKDGSRPWTMVVLVHGFPSRIAALQFEHSLQHAYQTRHINNDARITSSSRQSSMHSKLANIRLLTTSFDKMSLKIAIFDEEVYRMWVENKHKIECNVPCTLFKFDEFCNSIQEIDIEDAKNILLGKQLDCMVCKASIDYFKDSTPNISSREELSNYLAKGNYPLIGICGDHAFHLSCIARQRGPAMVPKSVTCTTCGQKLDWSDIIKVSTRLRHYVVQDSLHLAITQL; from the coding sequence ATGTCACAAACAAACGACAAGCCAGCATTACATTTGGTACCATCATTTTATGGAGTCTATATATTGAAATCCATTCCAAAACCTAGGAGAACGTACATTGGATCGACCCCTGACCCAAAGCGGAGACTACGACAACACAATGGTGATTTGAAAGTTGGTGGTGCATACCGTACCAAGAAAGACGGATCTAGACCCTGGACCATGGTAGTTTTAGTTCACGGTTTCCCATCACGTATAGCAGCTTTGCAGTTTGAACATTCCCTACAACATGCTTACCAAACTAGACATATTAACAATGACGCTAGAATAACGAGTAGTTCACGCCAATCTTCAATGCATCTGAAGCTTGCCAACATACGACTATTAACAACATCATTTGACAAGATGTCATTGAAAATTGCAATATTCGATGAGGAAGTCTATCGAATGTGGGTGGAGAATAAACACAAGATCGAATGCAATGTTCCCTGTACCCTCTTTAAATTTGACGAATTCTGTAATTCCatacaagaaattgatattgaagatgCAAAGAATATATTGCTTGGTAAGCAGTTGGATTGTATGGTATGCAAGGCATCCATCGACTATTTCAAAGACAGTACCCCAAACATTTCATCTCGAgaagaattatcaaattacCTAGCAAAAGGAAATTATCCATTAATTGGTATTTGTGGTGACCATGCCTTTCATTTAAGTTGTATAGCAAGACAACGAGGTCCTGCTATGGTCCCAAAGTCTGTCACTTGCACTACATGTGGCCAGAAACTAGATTGGTCAGACATTATAAAAGTATCTACAAGACTACGTCATTATGTGGTTCAAGATTCCCTTCATTTAGCAATTACACAATTATAG
- a CDS encoding Srr1-like protein, putative (belongs to the SRR1 family of proteins; SRR1 proteins are signalling proteins involved in regulating the circadian clock in Arabidopsis (see Pfam entry PF07985)), protein MIIIIIIHNTILQNPTTRNMDYRQIIKTSKLFQDISLSLENLQISTIRCLALGSPSESKNARFQLALLIELQHLFDAEVSLYDPVFNEKDCEILKDFTIEKEFSSDSSKTLYFLPHASLELTEEVLNTHQPKHFLANDVIAHTDRLTKKKLADNYPTLSIIVHLLGENKVDDGFTRVSRKRFKEPVIAYDIDSVYFDKVQISRYLHTNKNDAWGTSFSDLAYHHIC, encoded by the coding sequence atgataataataataattatacaTAATACAATTCTCCAAAACCCCACCACCAGAAATATGGACTATAgacaaattattaaaacttCTAAACTATTTCAAGATATAAGTTTATCTTTGgaaaatttacaaatatCAACTATCAGATGCTTGGCTTTGGGCTCACCTTCTGAAAGCAAGAATGCAAGGTTCCAGCTAGCcttattaattgaattgcAGCATTTATTTGATGCAGAGGTTTCCTTATATGATCCTGTtttcaatgaaaaagattGTGAGATACTCAAAGATTTTACAATTGAGAAAGAATTCAGTAGCGACAGCTCTAAAACTTTATATTTTCTTCCACATGCATCCTTGGAATTAACTGAGGAAGTGCTAAATACCCATCAACCAAAGCATTTTCTTGCCAACGACGTGATAGCTCATACTGACAGATTGACCAAGAAAAAACTCGCAGATAACTATCCCACTCTTTCTATAATCGTACATCTTTTAGGGGAAAATAAAGTAGACGATGGATTTACACGGGTTTCCCGAAAGAGATTTAAAGAACCAGTGATAGCCTATGACATTGATTCAGTGTATTTCGACAAAGTACAGATTTCTCGATACCTACACACCAATAAAAATGACGCATGGGGTACTTCTTTTAGTGATTTGGCATACCATCATATTTGTTAA
- the SKN7 gene encoding nuclear response regulator and transcription factor, putative, whose product MSSLQQPIPPNSTLATTASSNQSGSNDFVKKLFLMLQEDSYKEVVRWTAKGDSFVVLNTNEFTKDILPKHFKHSNFASFVRQLNKYDFHKVKISNEAKATYPYGEDAWEFKHPEFRINDADALENIKRKGPTSKKAASSNVTIKTEANNNGTQPTCNHNYSQLVSTTNHLKEQVESLKKDKHSLYQEISVLERKYKTVVENIVAINTFNERYYSSMNVLMNSLVQNGMKLPPLDFPPPVQLGPDSGIGSNLGPLSSDTSLPSISHHLQSPLSHHQQLLNRTIRPISNPIDGIPLGKPQVQQQQSPLGQNLPAPIATPSAVPFSEGSSSSIQAPTPGQLPHPVAQPPPPPPAPLPQQQPLAPAPPPTATAASTSQIPTAPAPPTQQQVGTSSSSIPTISPKSQGIVVSNSASPNASSQINTISVPNPKFHVLLVEDDNVCIQLCRKFLVKYGCSVTVVTDGLNAISTVEHTKYDLVLMDIVMPNLDGATATSVIRSFDTKTPIIAMTGNIEDNDLVTYLQNGMSDILAKPFTKDDLYAMLSKHLLDPKENKQDNEPTVKKQKLN is encoded by the coding sequence ATGTCTTCATTGCAACAACCAATACCCCCAAACTCAACGCTTGCGACAACGGCGAGCTCCAACCAAAGTGGCTCTAACGATTTTGTCAAGAAATTGTTTCTAATGCTACAGGAAGATAGTTATAAAGAAGTTGTACGATGGACTGCCAAAGGTGATAGCTTTGTAGTTCTTAACACCAACGAGTTTACCAAGGATATACTACCAAAGCATTTCAAACATTCAAACTTTGCCAGTTTTGTGCGCCAATTGAACAAGTATGATTTCCATAAAGTAAAGATCTCAAACGAAGCAAAGGCCACCTACCCATATGGGGAAGATGCTTGGGAATTCAAACACCCTGAATTTAGAATAAATGATGCCGATGCATTGGAAAATATCAAAAGGAAAGGACCAACATCGAAAAAGGCCGCCTCTTCAAATGTTACCATCAAAACAGAAGCAAATAATAACGGAACCCAGCCTACGTGCAATCACAATTATTCGCAACTcgtttcaacaacaaatcatttaaaGGAACAAGTTGAAAGTCTAAAGAAAGATAAGCATAGCTTGTACCAAGAGATTAGTGTGTTGGAGagaaaatacaaaacaGTGGTTGAAAACATTGTTGCAATCAATACATTCAATGAAAGGTATTACAGTTCGATGAACGTATTGATGAATTCCCTAGTACAAAACGGAATGAAGTTGCCTCCCTTGGATTTCCCGCCTCCAGTCCAGTTGGGCCCTGACTCTGGGATAGGTAGTAATTTAGGTCCATTATCATCGGACACATCATTACCCAGTATATCTCATCATCTTCAGTCACCTTTGCtgcatcatcaacaattattgaatcgAACCATACGTCCAATTTCGAATCCTATAGACGGAATACCTTTGGGCAAACCTCAAGttcagcagcaacaactgCCACTTGGACAGAATCTTCCGGCACCAATTGCAACACCATCAGCAGTCCCTTTCCTGGAAGGGTCATCCTCAAGTATTCAAGCCCCGACCCCAGGACAGTTGCCACACCCAGTTGCTCAACCGCCACCGCCACCACCAGCACCACTACCACAGCAACAGCCATTAGCACCAGCACCGCCGccaacagcaacagcagcatCTACATCACAAATCCCTACTGCACCTGCACCTCCAACGCAGCAACAAGTAGGGACAAGCTCTTCGAGTATTCCTACAATATCACCCAAATCCCAAGGAATCGTCGTTAGTAACTCTGCTTCTCCAAATGCGTCGTCCCAGATCAATACGATTAGTGTGCCCAATCCAAAGTTTCATGTTTTACTAGTGGAAGATGATAATGTTTGCATTCAATTGTGTCGCAAGTTTCTCGTAAAGTATGGATGTCTGGTTACTGTTGTAACCGATGGTTTGAATGCTATATCAACAGTGGAGCACACCAAGTATGATTTGGTGTTGATGGATATTGTTATGCCAAATCTAGATGGAGCAACTGCCACAAGTGTGATTCGTTCTTTCGATACAAAAACCCCAATCATTGCAATGACGGGAAATATAGAGGATAACGATTTGGTAACATATTTGCAGAATGGGATGTCGGATATTTTGGCCAAGCCATTTACGAAGGATGATTTATATGCTATGTTGTCGAAGCATTTATTAGATcctaaagaaaataaacaagATAATGAACCTACGGTGAAGAAACAGAAGTTGAATTAA
- a CDS encoding alpha-glucosidase II, catalytic subunit, putative (Similar to S. cerevisiae ROT2;~In S. cerevisiae: required for normal cell wall synthesis) yields MKLFLCIIFIIASANAVKEYLFKSCSQSGFCHRNRHYATEVSNSKNFQSPYSIDSIQVDNDTITGIVFKHLPQLEHPIQLPFEISIIEDNFRFKLTEKQNIVTKNVNPVRYNETEKLAFKQGVKKSKGFDVSLRDNEASIIYGEHEVLIQYHPIVFVFKYAGKEQLRINDKQFLNIEHRRLKDENETNMLPQESDFNMFSDSFQDSKFDSLPLGPESIGLDFTLRGFSNLYGIPEHADSLLLKDTTSGEPYRLYNVDIFEYEPNSRLPMYGSIPLVVAAKPDVSIGIFWLNSADTYVDIHKSKSSTVHWMSENGILDFIVIIEKSPAMVNQQYGKVTGNTQLPPLFSLGYHQCRWNYNDEKDVLEVHAKFDEYEIPYDTIWLDIEYTDEKKYFTWHKENFATPEKMLRELDRTGRNLVAIIDPHIKTGYEVSDEIIKKGLTMKDSNNETYYGHCWPGESVWIDTLNPNSQNFWDKKHKEFMTPAPNLHLWNDMNEPSVFNGPETSAPKDNLHFGQWEHRSVHNVFGLSYHEATFDSLLNRSPERRPFILTRSYFAGSQRTAAMWTGDNMSKWEYLKISIPMVLTSNVVGMPFAGADVGGFFGNPSNELLTRWYQTGIWYPFFRAHAHIDSRRREPWLAGEPYTQYIRDAIRLRYALLPLFYTSFYEASKTGTPVLKPVFYESTHKSDSYAIDDEFFIGDSGLLVKPVTDEGAKDIEFYLPDDKVYYDFTNGILQGVYKGGKKPVQLSDIPMLLKGGSIIPMKNRYRRSSKLMKSDPYTLIIALDKKGSASGTLYVDDGETFAQGTEVAFTVNNNIISAKKIGPTASIPIEKIIVASEGKTTTLKNPKLDIYSDWSLRFSFGIDHDEL; encoded by the coding sequence ATGAAATTATTCCTATGTataatttttataattgCATCAGCTAATGCTGTGAAAGAGTACTTGTTTAAATCATGCAGCCAATCTGGGTTTTGCCATAGGAATAGACACTATGCCACAGAAGTTTCCAACAGTAAAAACTTTCAATCTCCTTATTCTATAGACTCGATTCAAGTTGACAATGATACAATCACTGGTATCGTGTTTAAACACTTGCCACAGTTAGAACATCCAATCCAGCTTCCATTTGAAATTAGTATAATTGAAGATAATTTTCGATTCAAATTGACGGAAAAACAGAATATAGTCACCAAAAACGTCAACCCAGTAAGATACAACGAAACAGAGAAATTGGCATTTAAACAAGGTGTCAAGAAAAGTAAGGGTTTTGATGTCTCATTGAGAGATAATGAAGCCAGCATTATCTATGGTGAGCATGAAGTTTTGATACAGTATCATCCAATTGTGTTTGTTTTCAAGTACGCTGGTAAAGAGCAATTGAGAATTAACGATAAACAGTTCCTAAACATCGAGCACCGAAGATTAAAAGACGAAAATGAAACTAACATGTTACCTCAAGAGTCTGATTTCAACATGTTTTCAGACTCGTTTCAAGATTCAAAGTTTGACAGTTTGCCGTTGGGACCCGAATCCATTGGTCTTGATTTTACCTTGAGGggattttcaaatttgtaCGGTATTCCAGAACACGCAGACTCcttattattaaaagataCCACTTCTGGTGAACCTTATAGATTGTACaatgttgatatttttgaGTATGAACCCAATTCGAGATTGCCCATGTATGGCTCTATTCCGTTAGTTGTTGCAGCAAAACCCGATGTTTCAATTGGTATTTTTTGGTTAAACAGTGCCGACACATATGTTGATATTCACAAGAGTAAGAGCTCCACTGTTCATTGGATGTCAGAAAACGGAATTTTGGATTTCATTGTGATTATTGAAAAGAGTCCTGCTATGGTCAATCAGCAGTACGGAAAAGTGACGGGGAACACCCAATTACCTCCATTATTCTCTTTGGGGTACCATCAATGTAGATGGAACTACAACGACGAAAAAGACGTCTTGGAGGTGCACGCAAAGTTTGACGAGTATGAAATTCCGTATGACACCATTTGGTTAGATATAGAATACACTGacgaaaagaaatatttcaCTTGGCATAAAGAGAACTTTGCTACACCCGAAAAAATGCTTCGGGAATTGGATCGAACAGGAAGAAATTTAGTGGCAATCATCGACCCCCATATTAAAACTGGATACGAAGTCAGCGATGAGATTATCAAAAAGGGATTGACAATGAAAGACTCCAACAACGAAACATACTATGGACACTGCTGGCCCGGAGAGTCTGTTTGGATTGACACCTTGAATCCAAACTCTCAAAACTTTTGGGACAAGAAGCACAAAGAGTTTATGACTCCAGCGCCCAACCTTCACTTGTGGAATGATATGAATGAGCCGTCGGTATTCAATGGCCCAGAGACTAGTGCACCAAAAGATAATTTGCATTTTGGGCAATGGGAACACCGTTCTGTACATAATGTGTTTGGTTTATCGTATCATGAAGCAACATTCGATTCACTTCTCAACAGATCACCTGAAAGACGGCCGTTTATTTTGACAAGATCCTACTTTGCTGGCTCACAAAGAACCGCGGCCATGTGGACAGGTGATAATATGTCGAAATGGGAGTATCTAAAGATATCAATTCCCATGGTTTTAACTTCAAATGTTGTTGGCATGCCATTTGCAGGTGCTGACGTTGGCGGGTTTTTCGGAAACCCATCGAACGAGTTGTTGACTCGTTGGTACCAAACTGGTATTTGGTACCCATTTTTCAGAGCCCATGCACACATTGattcaagaagaagagagCCATGGTTGGCAGGTGAGCCATACACACAGTACATTAGAGATGCAATTAGATTAAGGTACGCATTGTTGCCATTGTTCTATACTAGTTTCTACGAAGCATCAAAGACTGGAACACCAGTTTTAAAACCGGTATTTTATGAAAGCACACATAAATCAGATAGTTATgcaattgatgatgaatttttcattggGGATTCAGGACTATTGGTGAAGCCAGTAACAGATGAAGGTGCaaaagatattgaattttatttGCCAGATGATAAAGTTTATTATGATTTTACAAACGGAATTTTACAAGGAGTTTATAAGGGTGGTAAAAAACCTGTTCAGCTTAGTGATATACCGATGCTTTTGAAGGGCGGATCCATTATCCCCATGAAAAATCGCTACAGAAGATCCtcaaaattgatgaaatccGACCCTTACACCTTGATAATTGCTTTGGACAAAAAAGGGTCTGCTTCTGGTACACTTTACGTTGATGACGGTGAAACTTTCGCTCAGGGAACAGAAGTTGCCTTTACTGttaacaataatatcattagtGCCAAGAAGATTGGACCAACTGCATCGATcccaattgaaaaaataatcgTGGCATCGGAGGGGAAAACTACTACGTTGAAGAATCCTAAACTAGACATCTACCTGGACTGGAGTCTCCGCTTTAGTTTTGGAATCGACCACGACGAACTATAA
- a CDS encoding phosphoribosyl pyrophosphate synthetase, putative (Similar to S. cerevisiae PRS1;~In S. cerevisiae: involved in nucleotide, histidine, and tryptophan biosynthesis), whose amino-acid sequence MRKCKIFVGSSHPELGQLVCDRLGVEPAPCTLKKFSNGETSVQIGVSVRDEDVYIIQSGSPHINDHIMELLILISACRGGSANKITAVIPQFPYSKQSKMKKHRGAITARMLANLLVMAGADHVVSMDLHASQMQGFFSKPVDNLFGAPTLARWIRHHIPDWENAVVVSKNPGGTKRVTALADSLKINFAMIHTDRRRTQDEYAKKKELKQAQIIEEGEDNIVSELQTARVVQGHVVDDDYQANGTTEHLTKEAILDSDVLGGTYDATGSDDEDETTTSSEEKLITLVGDVKDKVAIILDDMIDKPNSFIAAAEHLRLNCGAKAVYVVGTHGVFNDKCLKDLTDSKCIDKIVVTNTYPISKEQIEKHKDKLVVIDVSPIFAECIRRDHFGESISVLFDSLSSIE is encoded by the coding sequence ATGCGTAAATgcaaaatttttgttggttcATCCCATCCCGAATTGGGTCAATTGGTCTGTGATAGATTGGGTGTTGAGCCGGCTCCATGTACTTTAAAGAAATTCTCCAATGGTGAGACATCAGTTCAAATTGGAGTTTCAGTTAGAGACGAAGATGTCTATATTATCCAAAGTGGATCACCACACATTAATGATCATATAATGGAgcttttgattttgatttctgCATGTCGTGGTGGATCAGCTAATAAAATTACTGCTGTGATCCCACAGTTTCCTTATTCCAAGCaatcaaaaatgaaaaaacaCAGAGGGGCAATTACCGCGAGGATGTTAGCAAATTTGTTGGTTATGGCTGGTGCTGATCATGTGGTGTCAATGGATTTGCATGCATCTCAAATGCAAGGGTTTTTCAGTAAGCCAGTGGACAATTTATTTGGTGCACCTACATTGGCACGTTGGATCCGTCATCACATCCCAGATTGGGAGaatgctgttgttgtttccaaAAACCCAGGTGGTACAAAGCGTGTTACTGCATTGGCAGATTCATTAAAGATTAACTTTGCCATGATTCATACTgacagaagaagaactCAGGATGAATATGccaagaagaaagaattgaaacagGCACAAATCATTGAAGAAGGAGAAGATAATATTGTTTCTGAATTGCAAACGGCAAGAGTGGTGCAAGGCCACGTTGTCGATGACGATTATCAAGCAAATGGCACTACTGAACATTTAACCAAAGAAGCTATTTTGGACAGTGACGTATTGGGGGGTACTTACGATGCCACTGGCTCTGATGACGAAGATGAGACAACCACATCGAGcgaagaaaaattgattactTTGGTTGGTGACGTTAAGGATAAAGTTGCCATTATATTAGACGATATGATAGATAAACCAAACTCGTTCATTGCTGCAGCAGAGCATTTGAGATTGAATTGTGGTGCCAAAGCTGTTTATGTTGTTGGTACCCATGGTGTTTTCAACGATAAATGCTTAAAAGACTTGACTGATTCCAAATGTATTGATAAAATCGTTGTGACCAACACCtatccaatttcaaaagaaCAAATCGAAAAACACAAAGACAAATTGGTCGTTATAGATGTGTCACCAATCTTTGCAGAATGTATCAGAAGAGATCATTTTGGTGAAAGTATTCTGGTTCTTTTTGATAGTTTGTCCAGTATTGAGTAA
- a CDS encoding mitochondrial nuclease, putative (Similar to S. cerevisiae NUC1;~In S. cerevisiae: has roles in mitochondrial recombination, apoptosis and maintenance of polyploidy) has product MSKLLVNTLSLGTIGGTALYFWGKSSTPTTPVQSPNLPAPITSPSGTVFDPSSINPQGFFKFGFPGPIHDLANRTEFVSCYDRSTRNPYWVIEHITKASLAKAESNGDRKRSVFKEDEAIPLKFRNRLRDYFRSGFDRGHQAPAADAKFNQLAMDETFYLTNMCPQVGDGFNRDYWSHFEDFVRRLTNKYDDVRVMTGPLYLPKLGADGKYRVTYEVIGSPPNIAVPTHFFKLVVGETSGSEKISCAAFVLPNDVIDNSTPLTSFQVPVEALERSSGLDLLQKVPYYNKQDLCKQVKCEIIVREFPKQVDKVLGLPAGKT; this is encoded by the coding sequence ATGTCTAAACTTCTTGTTAACACCCTTAGTTTGGGTACTATTGGCGGTACAGCCTTATATTTCTGGGGGAAATCATCAACACCGACTACTCCAGTCCAGTCTCCCAATTTGCCTGCCCCAATCACCAGCCCATCTGGGACCGTATTCGATCCATCTTCGATCAACCCACAAGGATTTTTCAAGTTTGGGTTTCCTGGTCCAATCCATGATTTGGCCAATAGAACTGAGTTTGTCAGTTGTTATGATAGATCTACAAGAAACCCGTATTGGGTCATTGAACATATAACGAAGGCCTCATTAGCCAAGGCAGAACTGAATGGTGATAGAAAAAGATCAGTCTTTAAAGAAGATGAGGCAATTCCCTTGAAATTCAGAAACCGGTTACGTGATTATTTCCGTAGTGGGTTTGATCGTGGACACCAAGCGCCTGCAGCTGACGCTAAGTTCAACCAGTTGGCTATGGACGAAACTTTCTATTTGACTAATATGTGCCCACAAGTAGGCGATGGATTCAATCGTGATTATTGGAGTCATTTTGAAGACTTTGTGAGAAGGTTGACCAACAAGTACGATGACGTTAGAGTTATGACTGGGCCTTTGTATTTGCCGAAATTGGGTGCTGATGGAAAGTATAGGGTGACTTACGAAGTGATTGGCTCTCCCCCAAATATAGCTGTCCCAACacattttttcaaattggttGTTGGTGAAACGCTGGGTTCGGAAAAAATCAGCTGTGCTGCGTTTGTTTTACCGAACGACGTCATAGATAATAGCACCCCGTTGACCTCTTTCCAGGTACCAGTAGAAGCATTGGAAAGATCAAGTGGGTTAGATTTGTTACAAAAAGTTCCTTACTACAACAAACAGGACTTGTGCAAGCAAGTTAAATGTGAAATCATTGTTAGAGAGTTTCCAAAACAAGTTGACAAAGTATTAGGTTTACCTGCTGGAAAAACATAG